From a region of the Alnus glutinosa chromosome 1, dhAlnGlut1.1, whole genome shotgun sequence genome:
- the LOC133865251 gene encoding uncharacterized protein LOC133865251, which produces MPPSYFPLRWESTGDQWWYASPIDWAAANGLYDLVRELLHLDTNLLIKLTSLRRIRRLETVWDDEAQFDDVARCRSQVARKLLLECETKTGHNSLIRAGYGGWLLYTAASAGDVDFIKELLERDPHLVFGEGEYGVTDVFYAAARSKNSEVFRLLLDLALSPGNSLSSGSELEEQSVNVSPEFKWEMMNRAVHAAARGGNLEILRVLLADCSDVLVYKDAQGSTILHTASGRGQVEVVKYLVASFDIITSMDNQGNTALHVAAYRGYLAVVEVLILTSPSLASLTNNYGDTFLHMAVAGFRTPGFRRLDRLIELMKQLVCGNIVNMQDIINVRNNDGRTALHMAVIENIQCNLVELLMTVPSIGLNIRDADGMTPLDILKQWPRSASSEILIKQLISAGGISKCQDYEARSALVSHLKMQGIGNSPGTSFRIPDAEIFLYTGIENASDASYDQAIMDLSACSGELSQCDSTNSFYSKKAGSVSDAARRLKSLLQWPLRKEKKASKRESRDDNSLESFSICRNLDDSLIPLRQKYSTLSSFPNNKRAFSLRCDLPSPSTKKKFTVGLMQGVIKAMPHLSGPARSPSSLSGSSVSSPNSMDKQKGIDIAGPSCSTLSFSGEAPQMNHEQNSFNKKLMNRYLSFGAHGLSVEDSIAYAQPNQSFKQLSSLVA; this is translated from the exons ATGCCGCCTTCGTATTTCCCTCTTAGGTGGGAGAGCACCGGAGACCAGTGGTGGTATGCTTCACCCATTGACTGGGCAGCTGCCAATGGCCTCTATGATCTGGTCAGGGAGCTTCTCCACCTTGACACCAATCTCCTCATCAAGCTCACCTCCCTTCGTCGAATCCGCCGCCTCGAAACAGTCTGGGACGACGAAGCTCAGTTCGACGACGTTGCCAGATGTCGCTCTCAGGTTGCTAGAAAACTCCTTCTCGAGTGTGAAACAAAGACGGGTCATAACTCTCTCATTAGAGCTGGCTATGGTGGTTGGCTTCTGTACACTGCTGCCTCAGCTGGGGATGTGGATTTTATTAAGGAATTGCTAGAGAGAGACCCTCATCTTGTGTTTGGAGAGGGAGAATATGGTGTCACTGATGTATTTTACGCGGCTGCCAGGAGCAAGAATTCTGAGGTTTTCAGGCTTTTGCTTGATTTGGCTCTGTCGCCTGGGAACAGCCTTAGCAGTGGAAGTGAACTGGAGGAGCAATCGGTTAATGTTAGTCCAGAATTCAAGTGGGAGATGATGAACCGGGCCGTTCATGCTGCGGCTAGAGGAGGGAATTTGGAGATATTAAGGGTGCTTCTTGCTGATTGTTCTGATGTTTTAGTGTATAAGGATGCTCAGGGATCTACAATCTTGCATACAGCCTCTGGCAGAGGGCAGGTTGAG GTAGTAAAATATCTAGTAGCATCCTTTGATATTATCACCTCCATGGATAATCAAGGGAATACAGCACTACACGTGGCTGCTTACAGGGGTTACTTAGCTGTGGTGGAGGTCCTGATTCTTACTTCTCCTTCGTTAGCCTCTTTAACAAACAACTATGGAGATACTTTTCTTCATATGGCGGTGGCTGGTTTCCGGACCCCTGGTTTCCGGAGACTGGACAGGCTGATTGAGCTCATGAAGCAGTTGGTATGTGGTAATATTGTGAACATGCAGGACATCATCAATGTCAGGAACAATGACGGAAGAACTGCTCTTCACATGGCAGTAATTGAGAACATTCAATGTAATCTGGTGGAACTCCTCATGACCGTCCCATCAATCGGATTGAACATCCGTGATGCCGATGGGATGACCCCTCTAGATATTCTCAAGCAATGGCCACGGTCAGCATCTTCTGAAATTCTAATCAAGCAATTGATATCAGCCGGGGGGATCTCCAAATGCCAGGATTATGAGGCAAGAAGCGCCCTTGTTTCCCATCTAAAAATGCAGGGGATTGGGAACAGTCCCGGAACTTCTTTCAGAATCCCTGATGCAGAGATATTCTTGTACACGGGCATTGAGAATGCATCTGATGCCAGTTATGATCAGGCAATCATGGATTTGAGCGCATGTTCAGGTGAACTAAGTCAGTGTGACTCAACCAACTCCTTTTACAGTAAGAAAGCAGGTTCTGTGAGTGATGCTGCACGGCGCCTCAAGTCTCTTCTCCAATGGCCCCTTAGGAAAGAGAAGAAGGCCTCTAAAAGAGAGTCAAGAGATGATAATTCACTAGAATCATTCAGTATATGTAGAAACTTGGACGACAGTCTAATCCCACTTCGGCAGAAATACTCGACATTGTCATCCTTTCCAAACAACAAAAGGGCATTTTCTCTTAGGTGTGATCTTCCAAGCCCATccaccaaaaagaaatttacaGTGGGACTCATGCAAGGTGTTATTAAGGCAATGCCACATTTATCTGGTCCAGCGCGGTCACCTTCAAGTCTGTCAGGATCATCGGTGTCTTCACCTAATTCAATGGATAAACAAAAGGGTATTGACATTGCTGGACCCTCTTGCTCAACACTGTCATTTAGTGGTGAAGCACCACAAATGAACCACGAACAGAATTCCTTCAACAAGAAGTTGATGAACCGGTATCTCAGTTTTGGTGCACATGGCCTTTCTGTGGAAGATTCAATTGCCTATGCACAGCCAAATCAGAGTTTCAAGCAATTGAGCTCTCTAGTAGCTTAA
- the LOC133858469 gene encoding uncharacterized protein LOC133858469 produces the protein MASSSAVNRWLRPEVYPLFAAVGVAVGICGMQLIRNICTNPEVRVTKENRTAGVLDNFEEGEKYAEHGLRKFVRSRSPQIMPSVNKFFSDPN, from the exons ATGGCTTCTTCCTCTGCCGTCAACAGATGGTTAAGGCCTGAG GTGTATCCACTCTTTGCAGCAGTTGGTGTAGCTGTTGGCATTTGTGGCATGCAACTTATAAGGAATATCTGCACCAACCCTGAAGTGag GGTAACCAAAGAGAACAGAACAGCAGGAGTGCTTGACAACTTTGAGGAGGGTGAGAAATATGCAGAACATGGCCTCAGGAAGTTTGTCCGCAGCAGATCCCCTCAGATCATGCCATCCGTCAACAAGTTCTTCTCAGATCCAAACTGA
- the LOC133865269 gene encoding glyceraldehyde-3-phosphate dehydrogenase, cytosolic-like, with translation MASDKKIKIGINGFGRIGRLVARVILQRNDVELVAVNDPFIAVDYMTYMFKYDSVHGHWKHSELKVKDSKTLLFGEKPVAVFGIRNPEEIPWAQAGADYVVESTGVFTDKEKAAAHLKGGAKKVIISAPSKDAPMFVVGVNEKEYKPELDIVSNASCTTNCLAPLAKVINDRFGIVEGLMTTVHSITATQKTVDGPSSKDWRGGRAASFNIIPSSTGAAKAVGKVLPVLNGKLTGMSFRVPTVDVSVVDLTVRLEKKATYQQIKDAIKEESEGKLKGILGYTEDDVVSTDFIGDSRSSIFDAKAGIALNDGFVKLVSWYDNEWGYSTRVVDLIAHIASVC, from the exons ATGG CCTCAGACAAGAAGATCAAGATCGGAATCAACG GGTTCGGAAGGATTGGTCGTTTGGTTGCGAGGGTTATTCTTCAGAGAAACGATGTTGAGCTCGTCGCTGTTAACGATCCCTTCATCGCCGTTGACTACATG ACATATATGTTCAAATACGACAGCGTTCACGGGCATTGGAAGCACTCTGAGTTGAAGGTCAAGGACTCCAAAACTCTTCTCTTTGGCGAGAAGCCCGTCGCTGTTTTCGGCATCAG GAACCCAGAAGAGATCCCATGGGCCCAGGCTGGAGCCGATTATGTCGTCGAGTCTACTGGGGTTTTCACCGACAAGGAAAAGGCCGCTGCCCACTTGAAG GGTGGTGCTAAGAAGGTGATCATTTCTGCTCCCAGCAAAGATGCACCCATGTTTGTTGTGGGTGTGAACGAAAAGGAGTACAAGCCCGAGCTTGACATTGTTTCCAATGCTAGCTGCACCACCAACTGCCTTGCTCCTCTTGCCAAG GTTATCAATGACAGGTTTGGAATTGTTGAGGGTCTCATGACCACCGTCCACTCCATCACCG CCACCCAGAAGACTGTTGATGGCCCCTCAAGCAAGGACTGGAGGGGTGGACGAGCTGCATCATTCAACATTATTCCCAGCAGCACCGGAGCTGCGAAG GCTGTTGGAAAAGTTCTTCCCGTACTTAATGGCAAATTGACTGGGATGTCCTTCcgtgtacccactgtggatgtTTCAGTTGTTGACCTCACTGTCAGGCTTGAGAAGAAGGCAACCTATCAGCAGATAAAAGATGCTATTAA GGAGGAGTCCGAGGGCAAGCTTAAGGGCATTTTGGGTTACACTGAAGATGATGTGGTGTCTACCGACTTTATTGGTGACAGCAG GTCTAGCATTTTTGACGCGAAGGCTGGAATTGCATTGAATGATGGCTTTGTGAAACTTGTCTCTTGGTATGACAACGAGTGGGGCTACAG TACTCGTGTGGTTGACTTGATTGCACACATCGCATCTGTATGTTGA
- the LOC133858485 gene encoding uncharacterized protein LOC133858485, with amino-acid sequence MDEQPQQPNPSERKQSLVEPQAQQQPALHQSDADEDDENVKQLNECSSLYLSLQDCLIKTDRNWKSCQIEVQALKACNERRKRK; translated from the exons ATGGACGAGCAGCCACAACAACCGAACCCAAGTGAGCGAAAGCAGTCTCTTGTTGAACCACAAGCACAGCAGCAGCCAGCTCTTCATCAGAGCGACGCAGACGAAGACGATGAGAACGTAAAGCAGCTCAATGAGTGTTCCTCTCTCTACTTGTCCTTGCAG GACTGTCTTATTAAAACTGACAGGAATTGGAAATCTTGCCAGATAG AAGTTCAAGCTTTGAAGGCATgcaatgaaagaagaaaaagaaaatga
- the LOC133865277 gene encoding putative ABC transporter C family member 15, with translation MESVVMDISLEVVNGAFVIAFLTWVLRDVWRQRRDSGDVNLEQRPTRGYRVFTTITVLSNVMVSISYLGFVLFEYWNHRNIARKYVFLAMTWFLATLLTIYAKKRTLGEDKRWPLVLTLWWVFSCVFDSVSLSIYAITLLRSMDLPIFMPEPNIVDFTSLPLALVLCFSAFPSSCTRKRSDIVEPLLRKENGSSSAGFTNAGIWSQVTFQWLNPIFKIGRIQKLELPHIPSVPQSETAEDASLLLEESLRKQKFEDSSLPKAIAYAIWKSLLTNAAFAGVNTIASYMGPLLISNFVNFLSGNDSSILNGLNIAFFLFFAKTVESVTQRQWYFGAQRISIQVRAALMVLIYKKSLSIKYGGLSNGKAINLINVDAERIGDFCWYIHGVWLLPVQVILALIILYKNLGAAPSIAALFATILVMLCNTPLANIQERLHSKIMEVKDSRIKVTSEVLKSMRVLKLHSWESTFRKKLLHLRETERSWLERYLYTCSAVAFLFWASPTFVSVITFGVCIVLNTPLTAGTVLSALATFRILQEPIYNLPELISMTAQTKVSVDRIQNFIGEEDQKKLLQYHTSAESNIAIEFEAGEYTWETGDEKSKRPTIKIMEKMNIMKGYKVAICGPVGSGKSSLLSSIIGEIPRISGAGIKIYGTKAYVPQSAWIQTGTIRENVLFGKEMNKAFYEDILEACALKQDIKMWLGGDLSVVGERGINLSGGQKQRIQLARAVYSDADVYFLDDPFSAVDAHTGTYLFKNCLMQLLSQKTVVYATHQVEFLDAADIVLVMNDGRIVQSGKYEDLIADPSSELVRQMDAHRKSLNHVNSYQHDNSLTSRPSPMNQIEVAEENFEGPIKNEKLTVRSQEEETETGRVKWSVYSTFVTSAYKGALVPVILLCQVLFQGLQMGSNYWMAWATEVEGKVSRKQLIGIFVLLSGGSSIFILGRAVLLATIAVETAQRLFCGMITSVFRAPISFFDSTPSSRILSRSSTDQSTVDTDIPFRLAGLAFALIQLFSIIILMSHVAWQVFPLFLAILAISIWYQAYYITTARELARMVGIHKAPILHHFSESVSGAATIHCFNQEDRFLTKILSLIDDYSRVAFYNSATMEWLCVRINFLFNLVFFLVLIILVGLPRSAVNPSLAGLAATYGLNLNVLQAWVIWNMCNVENKMISVERILQFTNIPSEAPLVIEDCRPKPEWPTDGRIELENLQVQYNPALPVVLKGITCTFPGEKKIGVVGRTGSGKSTLIQALFRVVEPSGGRILIDGVDICKIGLQDLRSRLGIIPQDPTLFQGTIRSNLDPLQQHSDQEIWEVLGKCHLAEMVKQDQRLLDAPVAEDGGNWSVGQRQLVCLARVLLKKRKILVLDEATASIDSATDSLIQQTIRDETKGCTVITVAHRIPTVIDNELVLVLDEGKVAEYGSPAQLLEDNSSSFSKLVTEFLRRSSKKNNHDRELS, from the exons ATGGAGTCGGTCGTTATGGATATCTCCTTGGAGGTTGTCAATGGAGCATTTGTGATAGCTTTTCTCACATGGGTTTTGCGAGATGTTTGGAGACAAAGGAGAGATAGTGGTGATGTAAATTTGGAACAGAGACCAACGAGAGGATATAGAGTTTTCACTACAATTACTGTTCTTTCTAATGTCATGGTCTCAATTTCGtaccttggttttgttttgtttgaataTTGGAATCATAGGAATATCGCTCGTAAATATGTCTTCTTAGCCATGACTTGGTTTTTAGCAACTTTACTTACAATCTATGCTAAGAAAAGAACTCTTGGAGAAGACAAAAGATGGCCATTAGTCCTCACTCTGTGGTGGGTTTTCTCCTGCGTCTTTGATTCTGTTTCTCTCTCCATTTATGCTATCACCCTTTTGAGATCCATGGATTTGCCAATTTTTATGCCGGAGCCTAACATAGTTGATTTTACTTCACTTCCTTTGGCTTTAGTGCTTTGTTTTAGTGCTTTTCCTAGTAGTTGTACCAGAAAACGCAGTGACATAGTAGAACCCTTACTTCGAAAGGAAAATGGAAGTTCCTCAGCTGGATTCACCAATGCTGGAATTTGGAGCCAAGTCACCTTCCAGTGGCTAAATCCTATTTTTAAAATAGGTCGAATTCAAAAACTTGAACTGCCTCATATTCCTTCAGTTCCTCAATCTGAAACAGCAGAAGATGCTTCCTTGTTGCTGGAGGAATCGCTTAGAAAGCAGAAATTCGAAGATTCTTCACTGCCTAAAGCCATAGCCTATGCCATATGGAAATCTTTACTAACAAATGCAGCTTTTGCAG GAGTCAACACAATTGCGTCCTACATGGGTCCTCTCCTGATCTCAAACTTTGTGAATTTCTTGTCGGGGAATGATTCAAGCATCCTCAATGGTTTGAATATTgcattctttctcttcttcgcAAAGACAGTGGAGTCAGTAACTCAAAGACAATGGTATTTTGGTGCTCAGCGCATTAGTATACAAGTACGGGCAGCTCTAATGGTATTGATTTACAAGAAGTCTCTATCAATTAAGTATGGTGGTTTAAGCAATGGTAAAgcaataaatttaatcaatgtGGATGCCGAAAGAATTGGAGACTTCTGCTGGTACATTCATGGAGTTTGGTTGCTTCCGGTCCAGGTAATTCTTGCCCTGATCATTCTTTACAAGAATCTTGGTGCTGCCCCATCCATTGCTGCTCTTTTTGCCACCATTTTGGTTATGTTATGCAACACACCTTTGGCCAATATTCAAGAAAGGCTTCACTCCAAGATCATGGAAGTTAAGGATTCAAGAATCAAAGTGACTTCAGAGGTTTTGAAGAGCATGAGGGTTTTGAAGCTGCACTCATGGGAATCCACATTCCGGAAGAAGCTCCTTCATCTTAGGGAAACTGAGAGAAGCTGGCTGGAGAGATACCTCTATACTTGCTCAGCAGTGGCCTTTCTCTTTTGGGCTTCTCCAACTTTTGTTTCAGTAATCACTTTTGGTGTATGCATTGTATTGAACACACCATTAACAGCAGGTACGGTCCTCTCAGCTTTAGCCACTTTTCGAATTCTACAAGAACCTATCTACAACCTACCAGAGCTTATATCCATGACTGCTCAAACGAAAGTCTCAGTTGATCGAATCCAGAATTTCATTGGAGAAGAAGATCAAAAGAAGTTGCTACAGTATCATACTTCAGCAGAGTCCAATATTGCGATTGAATTTGAGGCAGGAGAATACACTTGGGAAACAGGTGACGAAAAATCAAAGAGGCCTACAATCAAAATAATGGAGAAGATGAATATAATGAAAGGTTATAAGGTTGCAATTTGTGGTCCAGTTGGATCAGGAAAATCAAGCCTACTATCCAGTATAATCGGTGAAATTCCTAGGATTTCTGGGGCAGGAATAAAGATTTATGGAACAAAAGCCTATGTGCCCCAGAGTGCTTGGATTCAAACTGGTACTATTAGGGAGAATGTCTTGTTTGGCAAGGAAATGAACAAGGCCTTTTATGAGGACATATTGGAAGCCTGTGCTTTGAAACAGGATATCAAGATGTGGCTAGGGGGAGATTTGAGCGTAGTTGGAGAGAGGGGGATAAACTTAAGTGGAGGACAAAAGCAGAGGATTCAACTGGCAAGAGCTGTCTATAGTGATGCTGATGTTTATTTCTTGGATGATCCTTTCAGTGCTGTTGATGCACATACTGGAACCTATTTGTTCAAG aattGTCTCATGCAACTCTTATCCCAGAAAACTGTGGTCTATGCTACCCATCAAGTGGAATTTCTAGATGCTGCGGACATCGTTCTG GTGATGAATGATGGAAGGATAGTGCAGTCGGGAAAGTACGAAGATCTGATTGCAGATCCTAGCAGTGAACTTGTTAGACAAATGGATGCTCATAGAAAATCACTGAACCATGTTAACTCATACCAACATGATAACTCCTTAACCAGTAGACCTTCTCCTATGAATCAGATAGAAGTTGcagaagaaaattttgaagggCCCATCAAGAATGAGAAACTTACTGTGAGATctcaagaagaagaaacagaaacTGGTAGAGTGAAATGGAGTGTTTACTCAACCTTTGTCACTTCCGCTTACAAAGGAGCTCTAGTTCCCGTTATCCTTCTCTGTCAAGTTCTCTTTCAGGGACTACAGATGGGCAGCAATTACTGGATGGCATGGGCAACAGAGGTAGAAGGCAAGGTCAGTAGAAAGCAGTTGATAGGGATATTTGTTCTGCTGTCTGGTGGGAGCTCAATCTTCATATTGGGAAGGGCAGTTTTGCTGGCAACTATTGCTGTTGAGACTGCCCAGCGTCTCTTCTGTGGAATGATCACATCAGTTTTCCGAGCACCCATTTCCTTTTTTGACTCCACGCCTTCAAGTCGAATCCTTAGTAGG TCTTCTACAGATCAAAGCACGGTAGACACAGACATTCCCTTCAGATTAGCTGGATTGGCATTTGCACTTATTCAGCTATTTAGTATCATCATCCTTATGTCCCATGTGGCGTGGCAAGTCTTCCCTCTCTTCCTTGCCATTCTTGCAATCTCCATATGGTATCAG GCTTATTACATTACTACTGCCAGAGAACTAGCCCGAATGGTTGGAATTCATAAGGCTCCAATCCTCCATCACTTTTCGGAATCAGTCTCTGGGGCAGCAACAATTCATTGTTTTAATCAGGAAGATCGCTTCCTGACAAAAATTCTGAGCCTGATCGATGATTATTCTCGGGTAGCCTTTTACAATTCTGCCACAATGGAATGGCTATGTGTTCGGATCAACTTTCTCTTCAACCTGGTGTTTTTCCTTGTTCTGATCATCTTGGTGGGCCTGCCTAGGTCAGCCGTCAACCCCA GCTTGGCAGGACTGGCAGCTACCTATGGTCTGAACCTAAATGTTCTTCAAGCTTGGGTTATATGGAATATGTGCAATGTTGAAAACAAAATGATATCAGTTGAGAGAATTCTTCAATTTACTAACATACCAAGTGAAGCGCCTCTAGTGATCGAAGACTGTAGGCCAAAGCCTGAATGGCCAACAGATGGGAGAATAGAGCTTGAAAACCTGCAAGTTCAGTATAATCCTGCTCTCCCAGTGGTTCTCAAAGGGATCACTTGCACCTTCCCAGGAGAGAAGAAAATTGGAGTTGTGGGCAGGACAGGAAGTGGAAAGTCAACTTTAATTCAAGCTCTCTTCAGGGTGGTGGAGCCTTCGGGAGGACGCATTCTTATTGATGGAGTTGACATTTGCAAGATAGGATTACAGGATTTAAGGTCTAGGTTGGGTATAATACCACAAGACCCAACTTTGTTTCAAGGAACCATCAGAAGTAATCTTGATCCTTTACAACAGCACTCGGATCAAGAAATTTGGGAG GTTCTCGGTAAGTGTCATCTCGCGGAGATGGTGAAACAAGATCAAAGGCTTCTTGATGCACCAG TTGCCGAAGATGGAGGAAATTGGAGTGTAGGACAGAGGCAGCTTGTTTGCCTGGCCAGGGTGCTCctcaagaagagaaaaattctGGTGTTGGATGAGGCTACTGCTTCGATTGATTCTGCAACTGATAGTTTAATTCAACAAACAATAAGAGATGAGACAAAGGGATGCACCGTCATCACTGTGGCTCATCGTATACCCACTGTTATCGACAATGAATTGGTTCTAGTTCTTGATGAAG GCAAGGTTGCAGAGTATGGCTCCCCAGCTCAGTTACTGGAGGATAATTCATCTTCATTCTCAAAGTTGGTGACTGAGTTCTTGAGGAGATCATCCAAGAAGAATAACCACGATAGGGAACTATCTTGA
- the LOC133865259 gene encoding pentatricopeptide repeat-containing protein At3g04130, mitochondrial, with product MIFHVEKFAKHIHNLVGPSISSRALYSCLSTPLESKTLSDLDIVIANIPVGISEVEVVRSLLNDQACNSMELSSDLVDKLLHRFKDDWKSALGVFRWAESRSGYRHTQEAYDMLVDILGKMKEMGKMKAVLEEMGQCQLVGLSTVAKVMRRFAGAGQWKEAVTTFDELGSLGLEKNTESMNLLLDTLCKENKVEQAREVFLELKSHISPNAHTFNIFIHGWCKVNRVDEAHWTMQEMRGHGCRPCVISYSTIIQFYCWQCKFYKVYELLDEMQAQGCPPNVVTFTTIMCSLTKSEEFEEALHIADRMRSVGCKADTLFYNALIHTLGRAGRVEEAVRVFEVQMPNTGVSPNTSTCNSMIAMFCHHGQEQKALNVLRDMEKSDLCKPDVQTYYPLLKVCFKTRNTDSFLSKLLDDMVNKHHLCLDISTYALLIHGLCRANKCERAYSLFVEMIGQGITPRYQTCRLLLDEVKQKNMYDAAERIEDLMKKL from the coding sequence ATGATCTTCCATGTTGAGAAATTCGCTAAACACATTCATAACCTTGTCGGTCCATCTATATCGTCTCGCGCTCTTTATTCATGTCTTTCTACTCCGTTGGAGTCGAAAACATTGTCCGATCTTGACATTGTCATCGCTAACATTCCTGTTGGAATCAGCGAAGTTGAAGTTGTTCGGTCGCTCTTGAATGATCAAGCATGTAATAGCATGGAGTTGTCCTCTGACCTTGTTGATAAGTTGCTTCATAGGTTTAAGGATGATTGGAAGTCTGCGTTGGGTGTGTTCAGATGGGCAGAGTCACGGTCGGGTTATAGACACACACAAGAAGCATATGATATGTTGGTGGACATATTGGGTAAAATGAAGGAAATGGGCAAGATGAAAGCTGTTCTGGAAGAAATGGGTCAGTGTCAGCTTGTCGGGCTTAGCACTGTAGCGAAGGTGATGAGGAGGTTTGCTGGTGCAGGGCAGTGGAAAGAGGCTGTGACGACGTTTGATGAGTTGGGATCTTTGGGGTTGGAGAAGAATACGGAGTCTATGAACTTGTTGCTCGACACCCTTTGCAAAGAGAACAAGGTTGAGCAGGCGCGCGAGGTGTTCCTAGAGCTCAAGTCACATATTTCACCGAATGCTCACACGTTTAACATTTTCATTCATGGTTGGTGCAAAGTGAATCGCGTTGATGAGGCGCATTGGACGATGCAAGAGATGAGGGGGCATGGGTGTCGCCCTTGTGTCATTAGCTACTCAACAATCATTCAGTTCTATTGCTGGCAATGTAAATTTTATAAGGTCTATGAGCTGCTTGATGAAATGCAAGCTCAGGGGTGCCCACCGAATGTTGTTACTTTCACCACTATCATGTGTTCACTGACAAAGTCGGAGGAGTTTGAGGAAGCGTTGCATATTGCTGACAGAATGAGATCAGTTGGGTGTAAAGCTGATACGCTCTTCTACAATGCATTGATCCATACTCTCGGGAGAGCTGGCCGTGTAGAGGAGGCTGTTCGTGTTTTTGAGGTGCAGATGCCCAACACTGGGGTCAGCCCAAATACGTCAACCTGTAATTCAATGATTGCTATGTTTTGCCATCATGGTCAGGAACAAAAAGCCTTGAATGTCCTCAGGGACATGGAAAAATCAGACCTTTGTAAGCCTGATGTTCAGACATACTACCCATTGCTCAAGGTGTGCTTTAAAACTAGGAATACGGACAGTTTTTTGAGTAAATTATTGGATGACATGGTCAATAAGCATCACCTTTGTCTTGATATATCAACCTATGCACTTCTAATTCATGGGCTTTGCCGAGCAAATAAATGTGAGCGGGCTTACTCACTCTTTGTGGAGATGATTGGTCAAGGGATAACTCCTAGATATCAGACATGCCGTTTGCTATTGGATGAAGTCAAACAGAAGAACATGTATGATGCTGCTGAAAGGATtgaagatttaatgaaaaagttATAA